A window of Amphiprion ocellaris isolate individual 3 ecotype Okinawa chromosome 12, ASM2253959v1, whole genome shotgun sequence contains these coding sequences:
- the gopc gene encoding Golgi-associated PDZ and coiled-coil motif-containing protein isoform X2, with the protein MSASAGCSPSGPNAGLGPGMSMFRWLEVLEKEFDKAFVDVDLLLGEIDPDQVDITYEGRQKMTSLSSCFAQLCHKTQTVFQLNHKLEAQLVDLRSELTDAKAERSVVEREVHDLLLQLHALQLQLHAKQCQEGDSDTIKDRLEQELEASKKEKLAEARLEAEVRLFKKENEALRRHMAVLQAEVYGARLAAKYLDKELAGRVQQIQLLGRDMKGPAHDKLWNQLEAEIHLHRHKTVIRACRGRSDPKKPLPSPVGHDPDMLKKTQGVGPIRKVVLVKEDHEGLGISITGGKEHGVPILISEIHPSQPADRCGGLHVGDAVLAVNSINLRDAKHKEAVTILSQQRGQIEFEVVYVAPEVDSDDENVEYEDDSGHRYRLYLDELEDGSTAPPSNSSASLQTLEKMTLSNGPENGDAGICSETPSEETPSKPPETNCSS; encoded by the exons ATGTCCGCCTCGGCTGGATGCTCCCCGTCGGGCCCGAACGCGGGCCTCGGCCCCGGTATGTCTATGTTCCGCTGGCTGGAGGTTCTGGAGAAGGAGTTCGACAAGGCGTTCGTGGACGTGGACCTGCTGCTGGGAGAGATCGACCCGGACCAGGTGGACATCACCTATGAAGGCCGCCAGAAGATGACCAGCCTCAGCTCCTGCTTCGCTCAGCTCTGCCACAAAACCCAGACGGTGTTCCAGCTCAACCACAAACTGGAG GCTCAGCTGGTGGACCTTCGCTCTGAGCTGACGGACGCCAAAGCTGAACGTTCTGTGGTAGAACGTGAGGTCCatgatctgctgctgcagctccacgctctgcagctgcagctccacgCCAAGCAGTGCCAGGAGGGCGACTCAGACACTATCAAAGATCGCCTG GAGCAGGAGCTGGAGGCCAGCAAGAAGGAGAAGCTGGCCGAGGCCCGGCTGGAGGCCGAGGTCCGGCTCTTCAAGAAGGAGAACGAAGCCCTCCGCAGGCACATGGCGGTACTGCAGGCGGAGGTGTACGGAGCCAGACTGGCTGCTAAATATCTGGACAAGGAACTGGCTGGCAG GGTGCAGCAGATCCAGTTACTGGGTCGGGACATGAAAGGACCGGCTCACGACAAACTGTGGAACCAGCTGGAGGCGGAGATCCACCTCCACCGCCACAAGACGGTGATCCGAGCCTGCAGAGGGCGCAGCGACCCCAAGAAACCACTACCTTCTCCTGTTGGACAC GACCCGGACATGCTGAAGAAAACCCAGGGAGTCGGTCCCATCAGGAAGGTGGTTCTGGTCAAAGAGGACCACGAGGGTCTGGGGATCTCCATCACA GGCGGGAAGGAACACGGTGTTCCCATCCTGATCTCAGAGATCCATCCCAGCCAGCCAGCAGACCGCTGTGGAGGTCTTCACGTTGGAGACGCCGTCCTCGCCGTCAACAGCATCAACCTGCGAGACGCCAAACACAAGGAGGCGGTGACCATTCTGTCCCAGCAG CGAGGACAGATCGAGTTCGAGGTGGTGTACGTAGCCCCGGAGGTGGACAGCGACGACGAGAACGTGGAGTACGAAGACGACAGCGGCCATCGCTACCGACTGTACCTGGACGAGCTGGAGGATGGCAGCACGGCGCCCCCTAGCAACAGCTCAGCGTCACTGCAGA CTCTGGAGAAGATGACCCTCAGTAACGGACCGGAGAACGGCGACGCTGGAATCTGCAGCGAGACGCCTTCAGAGGAAACTCCATCCAAACCTCCGGAGACCAACTGTTCCTCCTAG
- the gopc gene encoding Golgi-associated PDZ and coiled-coil motif-containing protein isoform X1, whose translation MSASAGCSPSGPNAGLGPGMSMFRWLEVLEKEFDKAFVDVDLLLGEIDPDQVDITYEGRQKMTSLSSCFAQLCHKTQTVFQLNHKLEAQLVDLRSELTDAKAERSVVEREVHDLLLQLHALQLQLHAKQCQEGDSDTIKDRLPAATLDQKEQELEASKKEKLAEARLEAEVRLFKKENEALRRHMAVLQAEVYGARLAAKYLDKELAGRVQQIQLLGRDMKGPAHDKLWNQLEAEIHLHRHKTVIRACRGRSDPKKPLPSPVGHDPDMLKKTQGVGPIRKVVLVKEDHEGLGISITGGKEHGVPILISEIHPSQPADRCGGLHVGDAVLAVNSINLRDAKHKEAVTILSQQRGQIEFEVVYVAPEVDSDDENVEYEDDSGHRYRLYLDELEDGSTAPPSNSSASLQTLEKMTLSNGPENGDAGICSETPSEETPSKPPETNCSS comes from the exons ATGTCCGCCTCGGCTGGATGCTCCCCGTCGGGCCCGAACGCGGGCCTCGGCCCCGGTATGTCTATGTTCCGCTGGCTGGAGGTTCTGGAGAAGGAGTTCGACAAGGCGTTCGTGGACGTGGACCTGCTGCTGGGAGAGATCGACCCGGACCAGGTGGACATCACCTATGAAGGCCGCCAGAAGATGACCAGCCTCAGCTCCTGCTTCGCTCAGCTCTGCCACAAAACCCAGACGGTGTTCCAGCTCAACCACAAACTGGAG GCTCAGCTGGTGGACCTTCGCTCTGAGCTGACGGACGCCAAAGCTGAACGTTCTGTGGTAGAACGTGAGGTCCatgatctgctgctgcagctccacgctctgcagctgcagctccacgCCAAGCAGTGCCAGGAGGGCGACTCAGACACTATCAAAGATCGCCTG CCTGCAGCGACTCTGGACCAGAAG GAGCAGGAGCTGGAGGCCAGCAAGAAGGAGAAGCTGGCCGAGGCCCGGCTGGAGGCCGAGGTCCGGCTCTTCAAGAAGGAGAACGAAGCCCTCCGCAGGCACATGGCGGTACTGCAGGCGGAGGTGTACGGAGCCAGACTGGCTGCTAAATATCTGGACAAGGAACTGGCTGGCAG GGTGCAGCAGATCCAGTTACTGGGTCGGGACATGAAAGGACCGGCTCACGACAAACTGTGGAACCAGCTGGAGGCGGAGATCCACCTCCACCGCCACAAGACGGTGATCCGAGCCTGCAGAGGGCGCAGCGACCCCAAGAAACCACTACCTTCTCCTGTTGGACAC GACCCGGACATGCTGAAGAAAACCCAGGGAGTCGGTCCCATCAGGAAGGTGGTTCTGGTCAAAGAGGACCACGAGGGTCTGGGGATCTCCATCACA GGCGGGAAGGAACACGGTGTTCCCATCCTGATCTCAGAGATCCATCCCAGCCAGCCAGCAGACCGCTGTGGAGGTCTTCACGTTGGAGACGCCGTCCTCGCCGTCAACAGCATCAACCTGCGAGACGCCAAACACAAGGAGGCGGTGACCATTCTGTCCCAGCAG CGAGGACAGATCGAGTTCGAGGTGGTGTACGTAGCCCCGGAGGTGGACAGCGACGACGAGAACGTGGAGTACGAAGACGACAGCGGCCATCGCTACCGACTGTACCTGGACGAGCTGGAGGATGGCAGCACGGCGCCCCCTAGCAACAGCTCAGCGTCACTGCAGA CTCTGGAGAAGATGACCCTCAGTAACGGACCGGAGAACGGCGACGCTGGAATCTGCAGCGAGACGCCTTCAGAGGAAACTCCATCCAAACCTCCGGAGACCAACTGTTCCTCCTAG